In the genome of Brachypodium distachyon strain Bd21 chromosome 3, Brachypodium_distachyon_v3.0, whole genome shotgun sequence, the window gaggaagaaggaaaaactAAGAGACAGATAAAATCATCTACGGAGTATAAAATTAGTCCGGGCAAAATTAACCCTCTCCATGAATTTAGTCTTAGCATCTCAACAAGGAACAACCCCCGCATTCCTTGCTACGCTTACGCTAGCTCAGCTAATTAATTACAGGTACACTGCTacacggcggcagcggcggccggcgacgaagacgacgatgaCATTTTAATTTACAAGTtgtaggaggaggagcgcgcgagGGCGGCGAGGCCTCTGGAGTCGGAGGGCACGGTGTtgcagaggagcaggagcagcagcagcacggcgaGGATGGCGAcggggaggagcaggagcagcggcggcggcggcgggagcggggggagaagcagcggcagcaccagcagcgtcgccgccgccgccgccagcaccgcGCCCAGGTACCCGGATCTATccccacccccgccgccgctcttcttcttcttccccgccgccggcgaaagCGCGCGCCGCCGTTGCTGCTGCGGGAAGTGGCGCGCGCCGAAGCTGGAAGCGGAGGATCCCCCggggccggcggccatggcggcgtcgCACCGGAGCATGGCGGCGCCTCGCATCGATCTAAGTGGATCGAGATGAGATCCCTGACGGGGCGGGCTGGCTTGGAGATGGGGCGGCTGCTGGCGTTTATAAATAGCGGTGCTCCGTGGAGCTCCATTGGCGGCCACGGCCAGGGGGGGAGAACCGAAGAAAGCAGAAAGGACGCTGGGCCATGTGGCACACTtggaatttttctttttgccccTGGCCATGTGGAGCCAGCCATGGGGACTGCG includes:
- the LOC106866549 gene encoding protein AUXIN-REGULATED GENE INVOLVED IN ORGAN SIZE, which encodes MRGAAMLRCDAAMAAGPGGSSASSFGARHFPQQQRRRALSPAAGKKKKSGGGGGDRSGYLGAVLAAAAATLLVLPLLLPPLPPPPPLLLLLPVAILAVLLLLLLLCNTVPSDSRGLAALARSSSYNL